In Juglans regia cultivar Chandler unplaced genomic scaffold, Walnut 2.0 Scaffold_251, whole genome shotgun sequence, one DNA window encodes the following:
- the LOC118345386 gene encoding probable DNA-directed RNA polymerase subunit delta isoform X2: MASLQADIPTPVKEVVTKETEETTHDDDQESAAVDQDQDLATKDIEFIATAEETDHKPKEVVLPDDIEEDSEVVADDHDEVDKAPVSPIHEEDSKWTEKIEHEAEDQDDEDDELE, from the exons ATGGCTTCTCTCCAG GCTGATATTCCTACACCAGTGAAAGAGGTGGTGACTAAGGAAACAGAAGAAAcaacacatgatgatgatcaggagTCTGCTGCCGTCGATCAAGATCAGGATTTGGCCACTAAAGATATAGAATTCATAGCTACTGCAGAGGAGACAGATCATAAACCTAAGGAAGTGGTTTTGCCCGATGATATAGAAGAAGATAGTGAAGTAGTagctgatgatcatgatgaagtGGATAAAGCACCAGTGTCACCAATTCATGAGGAGGATTCAAAATGGACAGAGAAAATAGAACATGAAGCTGAAGATCAAGATGACGAGGATGATGAA ttagaGTAG
- the LOC118345386 gene encoding probable DNA-directed RNA polymerase subunit delta isoform X1, whose product MASLQADIPTPVKEVVTKETEETTHDDDQESAAVDQDQDLATKDIEFIATAEETDHKPKEVVLPDDIEEDSEVVADDHDEVDKAPVSPIHEEDSKWTEKIEHEAEDQDDEDDEEYW is encoded by the exons ATGGCTTCTCTCCAG GCTGATATTCCTACACCAGTGAAAGAGGTGGTGACTAAGGAAACAGAAGAAAcaacacatgatgatgatcaggagTCTGCTGCCGTCGATCAAGATCAGGATTTGGCCACTAAAGATATAGAATTCATAGCTACTGCAGAGGAGACAGATCATAAACCTAAGGAAGTGGTTTTGCCCGATGATATAGAAGAAGATAGTGAAGTAGTagctgatgatcatgatgaagtGGATAAAGCACCAGTGTCACCAATTCATGAGGAGGATTCAAAATGGACAGAGAAAATAGAACATGAAGCTGAAGATCAAGATGACGAGGATGATGAAGAGTATTGGTAA